One Campylobacter sputorum genomic window, TCAAAAATGGATAGATCAAGGTCAAAGTTTAAATATATTTATATCACTTGAAAAAGCAACTGGTGGTATTTTAAATCAAATTTACACACTTGCGTGGGAACTTGGATTAAAATCAACTTATTATCTAAGAAGCCAAAGCCCAGAAAGCGAGATAGATCAAAAAACTGCAGTTGATAGAAGTATAGAATGTGAGGGTTGTCAATAATTTGATTAATTTTTACTATAATAAATAAACAAGAGTAGTTGAAAGGAAAAAAATGAAATTTGTAAATAGTCATAGCATAGGGCTTCTGTTTTTAAGAGTTTTTCTTGGAATATGCGTTTTAATGCATGGTATATTTAAACTAAACAATGGCATAGCAGGAGTAAAAAGTATGTTAGTAGCTAGTGGCTTACCGCAAATTATGTCATATGGCGTGTATATTGGAGAAGTTTTGGCACCACTTATGATAATATTTGGAGTTTTTACCAGATTTGCTGCTTTTATTCTTTTTGGAACATGCTGTGTAATTTTTTATGTAGCAAACGCATCAGCTCCTTTTGCACTTACTTCAAACGGAGGATTTGTAGCCGAGATTTTATACCTTTACATTGGCTGTGCAATATGCTTAATTTTTTGTGGTGGTGGAAAATTTTCTTTAACAAAAGACTATTAATCAAGGTAAAATGTGAAAGAAATACTAATAACAAATGATGATGGATTTGAAGCATTAGGATTAAGAGAACTTGCAAAAGCTCTAAAAACCATAGCAAACGTTACCATAGTTGCA contains:
- a CDS encoding DoxX family protein; amino-acid sequence: MKFVNSHSIGLLFLRVFLGICVLMHGIFKLNNGIAGVKSMLVASGLPQIMSYGVYIGEVLAPLMIIFGVFTRFAAFILFGTCCVIFYVANASAPFALTSNGGFVAEILYLYIGCAICLIFCGGGKFSLTKDY